A window of the Radiobacillus deserti genome harbors these coding sequences:
- a CDS encoding GntR family transcriptional regulator yields MKHSLDDNRPIYHQIKEHIEDSIIGQSIQAGERVPSTNEFASFFKINPATAAKGVNELVDEGILVKRRGVGMFVTEEARSILLQKRKDSFFNSFVIPLREEAKKLDITEQELLDMIQKGGERNED; encoded by the coding sequence GTGAAGCATTCGCTAGATGATAATCGACCGATCTATCACCAAATCAAGGAGCATATTGAGGATTCCATCATTGGTCAATCCATTCAAGCAGGAGAACGAGTACCATCCACAAACGAATTTGCAAGCTTCTTTAAGATAAATCCAGCTACAGCAGCAAAAGGGGTAAATGAGTTAGTAGATGAGGGAATCTTAGTAAAAAGAAGGGGTGTTGGTATGTTCGTAACAGAGGAAGCCAGATCTATTCTATTGCAGAAACGTAAAGACTCATTTTTTAACAGCTTTGTGATTCCGTTAAGAGAGGAAGCGAAAAAATTAGACATTACGGAACAAGAACTATTGGACATGATTCAAAAAGGAGGGGAACGTAATGAAGATTGA
- the mbcS gene encoding acyl-CoA synthetase MbcS gives MRKEELIAPEQYNIAMEMEFYANKFPERKAIIWTDDQGNNETITYQQLIQGANQIANVFLEKGLKKGDKILVMMPRYIASYQIYLAALKSGIIIIPSSEMLRTKDLQYRVTHGEVQGVVSLYPYVTQYQELDEYETLVKFSVGNSVPEWHYLDELAEAASNQFEIVETSREDIAFLPYTSGTTGNPKGVVHTHGWGYAHLKTASKNWLGINEGDVVWATAAPGWQKWVWSPFLSVLGSGSTGFVYNGRFDPNVYLGLMEDFQINVLCCTPTEYRLMAKVDDLHTYSLPALHSAVSAGEPLNREVIETFRRYFNVTVRDGYGQTENTLLLGVMKDMAVKPGSMGKPTPGNNVQLINEDGNPVAVGEVGDIAIPLDTPALFKEYYKDLERTAKSQRGSYYVTGDQARMDEEGYFWFEGRSDDIIVSSGYTIGPFEVEDALVKHPAVKECAVVASPDEVRGNVVKAFIVLKDANQASDELVKELQDYVKSSTAPYKYPRKVEFITELPKTSSGKIRRVELREREYIQL, from the coding sequence GTGAGGAAAGAAGAATTAATCGCACCGGAACAGTACAATATTGCGATGGAAATGGAGTTTTATGCAAATAAGTTTCCAGAAAGAAAAGCCATTATCTGGACGGACGATCAAGGAAACAACGAAACCATTACCTACCAACAATTAATTCAGGGGGCTAACCAAATCGCCAATGTCTTCCTGGAAAAAGGATTGAAAAAAGGAGATAAAATCTTGGTGATGATGCCAAGGTATATCGCTTCCTATCAAATATATTTAGCCGCTTTAAAATCAGGAATCATCATAATTCCTAGCTCCGAGATGCTTCGAACAAAGGATTTACAATATCGTGTTACACATGGTGAAGTTCAAGGAGTCGTTAGTCTTTATCCGTATGTAACTCAATATCAAGAATTAGATGAATATGAAACCTTAGTTAAGTTCTCTGTCGGGAATTCCGTACCAGAATGGCACTATTTAGACGAATTAGCAGAAGCGGCATCCAACCAATTTGAAATAGTGGAAACTTCACGTGAGGATATTGCGTTTCTTCCTTATACATCAGGTACAACCGGAAATCCAAAAGGGGTAGTCCATACACATGGCTGGGGATACGCACATTTAAAAACCGCATCGAAGAACTGGCTAGGAATAAATGAAGGCGACGTAGTATGGGCAACGGCCGCACCAGGCTGGCAGAAATGGGTATGGAGTCCGTTCTTGTCGGTGTTAGGCTCTGGTTCAACTGGCTTTGTCTATAATGGTCGTTTTGATCCGAACGTCTATCTTGGTTTAATGGAAGACTTCCAAATCAATGTGCTTTGTTGTACCCCTACGGAATATCGCTTGATGGCAAAAGTAGATGATTTGCATACGTATTCCTTACCAGCCTTGCATAGTGCAGTATCAGCTGGAGAACCCCTGAACAGAGAGGTAATCGAGACGTTCAGAAGATACTTTAATGTAACAGTTCGAGATGGATACGGTCAGACGGAAAACACGCTCCTGCTTGGAGTAATGAAGGATATGGCAGTAAAACCAGGTTCGATGGGGAAACCGACACCTGGAAACAATGTTCAACTCATCAACGAGGATGGGAATCCTGTAGCAGTCGGAGAAGTGGGAGATATCGCTATTCCATTAGATACACCTGCTTTATTTAAAGAGTACTACAAGGATTTAGAACGAACAGCGAAATCCCAGCGTGGAAGCTACTATGTAACTGGTGACCAAGCTAGAATGGATGAAGAAGGTTATTTCTGGTTTGAAGGCAGAAGTGATGATATCATTGTCAGCTCTGGTTACACAATAGGACCGTTTGAGGTGGAGGATGCTTTAGTAAAACATCCAGCTGTTAAAGAATGCGCGGTAGTGGCTAGCCCGGATGAAGTCCGAGGAAATGTAGTAAAAGCCTTTATTGTGTTGAAGGATGCGAATCAGGCGAGCGACGAGCTAGTAAAGGAGCTACAAGATTATGTGAAATCTTCGACAGCACCTTACAAGTATCCAAGAAAAGTTGAATTCATTACGGAGCTGCCAAAAACATCTTCAGGAAAGATTCGTCGTGTGGAATTGCGTGAAAGAGAATATATTCAGTTATAA
- a CDS encoding ATP-dependent Clp protease ATP-binding subunit, translating to MQCQNCGVREANINVTLRFNNQYQNVHLCDTCLNQLKEQYSKNPTGAFGSNSSDPFQNFFGNAGFQANQQQQGTQQQKGSQGGGLLDELGRNLTSAAKAGLIDPVIGRQNEVKRVIETLNRRNKNNPVLIGEPGVGKTAIAEGLAMKIIDGDVPVKLKNKEVYLLDVASLVANTGIRGQFEERMKKLISELQRRKNVILFVDEIHLLVGAGTAESSQMDAGNILKPALARGELQLIGATTLAEYRKIEKDAALERRFQPIMVKEPTVEEAIQILHGLKDKYEQYHQVSYNEEALKAAVTLSKRYIQDRFLPDKAIDLMDEAGSKLNLENAEQDITILEQQLDEISKAKEAAAEQENYEEAANLRHQEIMLEKKMKEATDSPRAEVTLEDIQLIIEEKTGIPVRKIHADEQEKMKHIGANLAQKVIGQETAVQKVAKAIRRSRAGLKSKHRPIGTFLFVGPTGVGKTELTKVLAEELFGTKDSLIRLDMSEYMEKHSVSKIIGSPPGYVGHEEAGQLTEKIRRNPYSLILLDEIEKAHPDVQNMFLQIMEDGHLTDSHGRRVSFKETVIIMTSNAGTGYKPITVGFEKDDNEAVSTLETLSGYFKPEFLNRFDAIIPFRELKQEDLLQIVDLMIQELATNLEDEGMIITVSEDARKHLADKGYDPRFGARPLRRVIQEKVEDAITDLVLEEDEVKNITVSFENGEIVVTNSL from the coding sequence ATGCAATGTCAAAATTGTGGTGTTCGTGAAGCCAATATTAATGTAACCCTTCGTTTTAATAATCAATATCAAAACGTACATCTTTGTGATACATGCTTAAATCAATTAAAAGAACAATATAGTAAAAATCCCACAGGAGCATTTGGATCTAACTCTTCTGATCCATTCCAAAACTTCTTTGGCAACGCCGGTTTTCAAGCGAACCAGCAACAGCAAGGTACTCAGCAACAAAAAGGAAGCCAAGGTGGGGGCTTGTTGGACGAGCTTGGTCGTAACCTGACAAGTGCAGCGAAAGCAGGTTTGATTGACCCGGTGATCGGCCGTCAAAACGAAGTGAAACGTGTCATTGAGACGTTAAATCGTCGCAACAAAAACAACCCTGTCCTTATTGGTGAACCAGGTGTAGGGAAAACAGCAATTGCAGAAGGCTTAGCCATGAAAATTATCGACGGCGATGTCCCTGTTAAGCTAAAAAACAAGGAAGTGTACTTGCTTGATGTAGCTTCTCTTGTTGCAAATACAGGTATTCGTGGACAGTTTGAAGAACGAATGAAAAAACTAATCTCTGAGCTACAACGTCGTAAAAATGTGATTTTGTTTGTGGATGAGATTCATTTGTTAGTGGGAGCTGGAACGGCAGAAAGCTCACAAATGGATGCAGGAAACATCTTAAAACCTGCCCTAGCAAGAGGAGAACTACAATTGATTGGTGCAACGACACTTGCGGAGTACCGAAAAATTGAAAAAGATGCAGCGCTAGAACGACGCTTCCAACCTATTATGGTAAAAGAACCAACAGTAGAGGAAGCTATTCAAATATTACATGGGTTGAAAGATAAATATGAGCAGTATCACCAAGTAAGCTATAACGAAGAAGCGCTTAAAGCAGCCGTTACGCTTTCCAAGCGTTATATCCAGGATCGTTTCTTACCAGATAAAGCGATTGACCTGATGGATGAAGCTGGTTCGAAGCTGAACCTAGAGAATGCGGAGCAGGATATTACAATTTTAGAGCAACAGTTAGATGAAATTTCGAAAGCGAAGGAAGCAGCTGCAGAACAAGAAAACTATGAAGAAGCAGCTAATTTGCGACACCAAGAAATTATGTTAGAAAAGAAGATGAAAGAAGCGACAGATAGTCCAAGAGCGGAAGTCACATTGGAGGACATTCAGCTAATTATTGAAGAAAAAACGGGTATTCCAGTGCGTAAGATTCATGCGGATGAGCAGGAAAAAATGAAGCATATCGGAGCCAATCTTGCTCAAAAAGTAATCGGACAAGAAACGGCAGTCCAAAAGGTTGCCAAAGCAATCAGACGGAGCCGAGCAGGGTTGAAGTCTAAACACCGTCCAATTGGTACCTTCTTGTTTGTAGGTCCAACTGGTGTCGGAAAAACCGAGCTTACAAAAGTGTTAGCGGAGGAGCTCTTCGGTACGAAGGATTCCCTAATCCGCCTAGATATGAGTGAGTACATGGAGAAACACTCCGTGTCTAAGATTATCGGATCACCGCCAGGTTATGTAGGGCATGAAGAAGCGGGTCAGCTAACGGAAAAAATCAGACGTAATCCGTACAGCTTAATCCTGCTCGATGAGATTGAAAAAGCACATCCAGATGTTCAGAATATGTTCCTACAAATCATGGAGGACGGACACCTAACCGATAGTCATGGTAGAAGAGTGAGCTTTAAAGAAACAGTGATCATCATGACTAGTAACGCAGGCACTGGATATAAGCCAATTACGGTTGGCTTTGAAAAAGACGATAATGAGGCAGTATCTACACTAGAAACTCTTAGTGGATACTTTAAGCCAGAATTCTTAAACCGTTTTGATGCGATCATTCCGTTCCGTGAGTTGAAACAAGAGGATCTTCTTCAAATTGTGGATCTCATGATCCAAGAGCTTGCAACAAACTTAGAGGATGAAGGTATGATAATTACGGTAAGTGAAGACGCAAGAAAGCATCTTGCGGATAAAGGATATGATCCTAGATTCGGTGCGCGCCCATTACGACGTGTTATCCAAGAAAAAGTCGAAGACGCTATCACGGATCTTGTCCTAGAAGAAGACGAAGTAAAAAATATTACAGTCTCATTTGAAAATGGTGAAATTGTAGTTACGAACAGTCTTTAA
- a CDS encoding ComEC/Rec2 family competence protein: MSKKSKLSIFLLSIVLLFIPHKPVTAMQASPEEYQQEVAASVVQQMGELKVHFLDVGQGDSMLIEAPNGKKVLIDGGRPSAGETVVQYLKNQHISSLDLVISTHPDFDHIGGLVDVLKKVHVKKVIDSGKLYYTDTYHEYMDVIHDKKLPVAIATKETNIDLGRDVSVQILNTYQEFRTNNESSIVILLQYRDTDFLLMGDVETKQEWKLLNKLPTDIEILKVAHHGSDTASSVEFLRHITPEIAILSYGRDNPFGHPVDTVIDNLHQVRATIYSTAKAGNIIISTRGQGYHIEINGKERVEYKATS, encoded by the coding sequence ATGAGCAAAAAGAGCAAGCTTTCCATTTTTCTGCTTTCTATTGTTCTTCTTTTCATCCCCCATAAACCTGTCACTGCGATGCAAGCTTCTCCAGAAGAATACCAACAAGAAGTTGCAGCATCCGTCGTTCAACAAATGGGTGAGCTTAAGGTTCATTTTTTGGATGTCGGACAAGGGGACAGTATGCTCATTGAAGCACCTAATGGGAAAAAGGTGCTAATCGATGGGGGAAGGCCTTCAGCAGGTGAAACAGTAGTCCAATACTTAAAGAATCAACATATCTCTAGCTTGGATCTCGTCATATCTACTCATCCAGATTTTGATCATATCGGTGGGTTAGTAGATGTGTTAAAGAAAGTACATGTAAAGAAAGTAATCGACAGCGGAAAATTATATTATACCGATACGTACCATGAATACATGGATGTGATTCATGATAAAAAGCTTCCAGTTGCTATAGCAACGAAAGAAACAAATATTGACTTAGGAAGAGACGTGAGTGTTCAAATATTAAATACGTATCAAGAATTTCGGACCAATAATGAATCATCGATTGTCATTTTACTTCAATATAGGGATACCGATTTTTTATTAATGGGAGACGTGGAGACGAAACAAGAATGGAAGTTATTAAATAAGCTCCCGACAGATATTGAAATATTAAAAGTGGCACATCATGGATCAGATACAGCTAGCTCTGTTGAATTTTTACGGCATATTACTCCGGAGATTGCCATCCTCTCTTATGGTCGGGACAACCCATTTGGGCATCCTGTAGATACTGTGATTGATAACTTACATCAAGTTAGAGCCACAATTTATTCGACAGCAAAAGCTGGGAACATTATCATTTCTACAAGAGGACAAGGCTATCACATTGAAATCAATGGAAAAGAACGAGTTGAATATAAAGCTACTTCCTAG
- a CDS encoding GNAT family N-acetyltransferase, whose amino-acid sequence MIRTKDVTVNGCTYIIRHALLDDAKFLSELRLQIDGETENLDREKGEDFLSEADFTKMIKNDTESPHSLFLVAEVDAKLVGFIRAVGNDLKRTKHLVEFGIGVLKDYWGYRIGRNLLTELIKWADSHGIRKISLHVLETNVIAKSLYEKLGFEVEGTLKEDKLLSDGHYYNTIVMGRINKYN is encoded by the coding sequence ATGATCCGCACAAAAGATGTTACTGTAAATGGATGTACTTATATCATTAGGCACGCTCTCCTAGACGATGCAAAGTTTTTGTCTGAACTAAGACTACAAATCGATGGTGAAACGGAAAACTTGGATCGGGAAAAAGGAGAAGATTTTCTTAGCGAAGCTGATTTTACAAAAATGATAAAAAATGATACGGAAAGTCCTCACAGCTTATTTTTAGTTGCCGAAGTAGATGCTAAACTCGTTGGGTTTATAAGAGCTGTCGGAAATGATTTGAAAAGAACAAAGCATCTAGTGGAATTTGGAATTGGTGTTTTAAAGGACTACTGGGGATATCGTATAGGCAGAAACCTTCTTACGGAACTAATTAAATGGGCTGACTCACATGGTATAAGAAAAATCTCTCTTCACGTTCTTGAAACAAATGTAATAGCAAAATCACTTTACGAAAAACTAGGGTTTGAGGTAGAAGGTACATTAAAAGAGGATAAACTCCTTTCAGACGGCCATTACTATAATACGATTGTGATGGGACGGATTAATAAGTATAATTAG